One region of Wyeomyia smithii strain HCP4-BCI-WySm-NY-G18 chromosome 3, ASM2978416v1, whole genome shotgun sequence genomic DNA includes:
- the LOC129729755 gene encoding RNA-binding protein with serine-rich domain 1-A-like, which translates to MARSKNRSESADSDKADKKQRGREKERKKRSSSSSDSSSSDSSSSRSSSGSRSSSSSSSSSSSSSSSSSSSGAERSRPKRKTATRSRSRSASPPAKEPPKDIKPILPKIKERNDRRTPERDNDNKENKQIKPTSPPDRAAKDTRSRRSRSGSSKRRRKERSVTPRPTRIHVGRLTRNVTKDHILEIFSTYGEIRNVDFPTDRFQPFTRGYCYIDFANPDGAENALKHMAGGQVDGQEISAVAVLVQKTRPPIRRPSPIMRNNRPPPRWRASPMRYRRRDPIRRNSPRRRRSRSPIRRRRHSNSSDSSR; encoded by the exons AT GGCGCGCTCGAAAAATCGTTCCGAGTCTGCCGATTCGGATAAAGCCGATAAGAAACAGCGCGGACGTGAAAAAGAACGCAAGAAGCGTAGCTCTAGCAGCAGTGACAGCAG ttcaTCGGATAGCAGTTCGTCACGTAGCAGTTCTGGATCACGTTCAAGCTCATCCAGCAGCTCATCTTCGTCATCCAGCTCGTCGTCCTCCTCGAGTAGCGGAGCAGAACGGTCACGACCCAAGCGAAAAACCGCAACTCGATCTCGCTCGCGGAGCGCCAGTCCGCCTGCAAAGGAGCCTCCAAAGGACATCAAACCTATACTACCGAAAATTAAAGAACGCAACGACCGGCGCACTCCAGAGCGTGACAATGACAATAAGGAAaacaagcaaattaaaccgacaAGCCCTCCAGATCGAGCTGCTAAGGATACACGCAGCCGCCGGTCACGTTCAGGATCTTCTAAACGTAGAAGGAAGGAGCGTTCCGTCACGCCACGCCCCACACGGATACACGTTGGTCGATTAACAAGAAATGTTACTAAGGACCACATTCTTGAAATTTTTAGCACCTACGGTGAAATTCGCAATGTGGATTTCCCCACTGATCGTTTTCAACCGTTTACTCGTGGCTACTGTTATATAGATTTCGCTAACCCGGACGGAGCGGAGAATGCGTTAAAGCATATGGCCGGTGGACAGGTCGACGGGCAGGAAATATCGGCTGTAGCCGTTCTGGTGCAGAAAACACGTCCCCCGATTCGGCGCCCTTCGCCAATCATGAGAAACAATCGGCCACCACCGCGCTGGCGTGCGTCTCCGATGCGCTACAGACGCCGCGATCCAATACGACGCAACAGCCCCCGACGCCGGCGCTCCCGCAGCCCAATCAGAAGGCGACGTCATAGTAACAGCTCGGACAGTTCTCGCTAA
- the LOC129728049 gene encoding transcription factor A, mitochondrial: MQAFGLGRSFLSSTLFVTKRPVASLHYQQRCGIQISTNLLCPASKESTLPERPKRPCNPFIKYAQSVRTSLMAKNPVATPREITKLAAVQWNQLDTAEKSKLAEAFKEEQAVWLQQNAKYLNQLTDQQKDDIRQDRLKKLEEKSRREQRKRIKELGKPKRPLNGFLLYVLEQRPKNLNREENSAYLKSMGERWAKMSEAEKEPYNRRAADGLAKYHNEVKQWEEKMSAENNMDVIRRKNVIITEKKETKKVTRQ, from the exons ATGCAAGCATTCGGTTTAGGAAGGTCTTTCCTTTCATCAACATTATTTGTTACCAAACG ACCAGTGGCTTCCCTTCATTATCAGCAGAGATGCGGTATTCAAATTTCTACCAATCTGCTGTGTCCAGCATCGAAGGAATCAACACTCCCGGAAAGGCCCAAACGACCTTGTAATCCTTTCATAAAATATGCGCAAAGTGTTCGGACCTCCCTGATGGCCAAGAATCCGGTAGCAACACCCCGGGAAATTACGAAGCTTGCCGCGGTTCAATGGAATCAGTTGGACACGGCTGAGAAATCAAAGTTAGCAGAAGCTTTTAAGGAAGAACAAGCCGTTTGGTTGCAACAGAACGCTAAATATCTCAATCAACTAACGGACCAGCAAAAGGATGACATTCGCCAAGATCGACTGAAAAAATTAGAGGAAAAAAGCAGACGAGAACAACGCAAGAGGATTAAGGAACTTGGGAAACCTAAACGTCCTCTGAACGGGTTTCTGCTGTATGTTTTGGAACAGAGACCGAAAAATCTTAACAGGGAGGAAAACTCTGCTTACCTCAAAAGTATGGGAGAGCGCTGGGCTAAAATGAGCGAAGCCGAAAAAGAACCGTACAATCGTCGGGCCGCAGATGGGTTGGCAAAGTATCATAACGAAGTCAAGCAGTGGGAGGAGAAAATGTCTGCGGAGAACAATATGGACGTTATCCGTCGTAAGAATGTTATCATTACGGAGAAGAAAGAAACCAAGAAAGTCACTCGCCAATAG
- the LOC129729786 gene encoding uncharacterized protein LOC129729786 isoform X1, with amino-acid sequence MDSTVPEPSKQLTTADALAARREARRKRILENSNNRLTKITGREHNEPPAEDFSVNPPETIYPDPEDERDVYQQPELNTIFSGAANLPANGDIFQEFSTIFGTAAANGRTGAPPPPVPDSTLVKILRTKIHIALMGIMVYLLFATERQHLIGGNVFILLLGWEVLEVFLLKTYQPKGSFLDVIFLLGGISNKYSQMIVKFAQTLNKVLKDVAFFVFFFVVTHLVWSVLVLGIEVNFVLNYDSLESSVS; translated from the exons ATGGATTCAACAGTTCCGGAACCATCGAAACAACTCACGACGGCCGATGCACTAGCAGCTCGACGGGAAGCTCGCCGAAAACGAATTTTGGAAAATTCGAACAATCGCTTGACCAAAATCACCGGAAGGGAACATAACGAACCACCCGCTG AAGATTTCAGTGTAAATCCTCCGGAAACTATCTATCCGGATCCAGAAGATGAGCGTGATGTGTACCAGCAGCCGGAGCTAAACACGATTTTCTCCGGAGCAGCTAACCTACCCGCAAACGGAGATATATTCCAAGAGTTCTCCACAATTTTTGGCACTGCTGCGGCTAACGGTAGGACAGGTGCTCCCCCACCTCCCGTTCCAGATAGTACCCTAGTTAAGATTCTTCGTACAAAAATCCACATTGCGCTAATGGGAATTATGGTGTACCTGCTTTTTGCCACCGAAAGGCAGCATCTGATCGGCGGCAATGTGTTCATCCTGCTGTTGGGCTGGGAAGTGTTGGAAGTGTTCCTGCTGAAAACTTACCAACCCAAAGGTTCGTTCCTAGATGTCATATTCCTTCTAGGAGGAATATCAAACAAATACTCGCAAATGATAGTCAAATTTGCACAAACACTCAACAAAGTACTGAAGGACGTGGCGTTCTTcgtgttcttttttgttgtgACCCACTTGGTGTGGAGTGTGCTCGTACTGGGAATCGAGGTGAACTTCGTGTTAAATTATGACAGCCTTGAATCATCGGTATCATAG
- the LOC129729786 gene encoding uncharacterized protein LOC129729786 isoform X2 — protein MDSTVPEPSKQLTTADALAARREARRKRILENSNNRLTKITGREHNEPPADFSVNPPETIYPDPEDERDVYQQPELNTIFSGAANLPANGDIFQEFSTIFGTAAANGRTGAPPPPVPDSTLVKILRTKIHIALMGIMVYLLFATERQHLIGGNVFILLLGWEVLEVFLLKTYQPKGSFLDVIFLLGGISNKYSQMIVKFAQTLNKVLKDVAFFVFFFVVTHLVWSVLVLGIEVNFVLNYDSLESSVS, from the exons ATGGATTCAACAGTTCCGGAACCATCGAAACAACTCACGACGGCCGATGCACTAGCAGCTCGACGGGAAGCTCGCCGAAAACGAATTTTGGAAAATTCGAACAATCGCTTGACCAAAATCACCGGAAGGGAACATAACGAACCACCCGCTG ATTTCAGTGTAAATCCTCCGGAAACTATCTATCCGGATCCAGAAGATGAGCGTGATGTGTACCAGCAGCCGGAGCTAAACACGATTTTCTCCGGAGCAGCTAACCTACCCGCAAACGGAGATATATTCCAAGAGTTCTCCACAATTTTTGGCACTGCTGCGGCTAACGGTAGGACAGGTGCTCCCCCACCTCCCGTTCCAGATAGTACCCTAGTTAAGATTCTTCGTACAAAAATCCACATTGCGCTAATGGGAATTATGGTGTACCTGCTTTTTGCCACCGAAAGGCAGCATCTGATCGGCGGCAATGTGTTCATCCTGCTGTTGGGCTGGGAAGTGTTGGAAGTGTTCCTGCTGAAAACTTACCAACCCAAAGGTTCGTTCCTAGATGTCATATTCCTTCTAGGAGGAATATCAAACAAATACTCGCAAATGATAGTCAAATTTGCACAAACACTCAACAAAGTACTGAAGGACGTGGCGTTCTTcgtgttcttttttgttgtgACCCACTTGGTGTGGAGTGTGCTCGTACTGGGAATCGAGGTGAACTTCGTGTTAAATTATGACAGCCTTGAATCATCGGTATCATAG